One part of the Apus apus isolate bApuApu2 chromosome 23, bApuApu2.pri.cur, whole genome shotgun sequence genome encodes these proteins:
- the TMEM9 gene encoding proton-transporting V-type ATPase complex assembly regulator TMEM9 isoform X2, which translates to MDTPALRRTSMMSAQCTWPCASSLLLLALLCCILSPPAQASKSSEDIRCKCICPPYRNISGHIYNKNVSQKDCNCLHVVEPMPVPGNDVEAYCLLCECKYEERSTTTIKVIIIIYLSVVGALLLYMAFLVLVDPLIRKPDAYTQPLHNEEENEDTHSLAPPGARANTVLERVEGAQQRWKRQVQEQRKTVFDRHKMLS; encoded by the exons actTCCATGATGTCTGCCCAGTGCACCTGGCCGTgtgccagctccctgctgctgctggctctgctgtgctgcatcctttctcctccagcacaagCCAGCAAG agctcagaggaCATCCGCTGCAAGTGCATCTGTCCCCCGTACCGGAACATCAGCGGGCACATCTACAACAAGAATGTGTCACAGAAGGACTG CAACTGCCTGCACGTTGTGGAGCCGATGCCTGTGCCCGGGAATGACGTGGAAGCCTATTGCCTGCTCTGCGAGTGCAAGTACGAGGAGCgcagcaccaccaccatcaAG GTGATCATCATCATTTACTTGTCCGTGGTGGGGGCACTGCTGCTCTACATGGCTTTCCTTGTGCTGGTGGATCCTCTGATCCGCAAGCCAGATGCTTAcacccagcccctgcacaaTGAGGAGGAAAACGAG GACACCCACTCCTTGGCCCCGCCCGGCGCCAGAGCCAACACGGTGCTGGAGCGGGTGGAGGGTGCCCAGCAGCGCTGGAAGCGCcaggtgcaggagcagaggaaaacagttTTCGACCGCCACAAGATGCTGAGCTAG
- the TMEM9 gene encoding proton-transporting V-type ATPase complex assembly regulator TMEM9 isoform X3 has protein sequence MMSAQCTWPCASSLLLLALLCCILSPPAQASKSSEDIRCKCICPPYRNISGHIYNKNVSQKDCNCLHVVEPMPVPGNDVEAYCLLCECKYEERSTTTIKVIIIIYLSVVGALLLYMAFLVLVDPLIRKPDAYTQPLHNEEENEDTHSLAPPGARANTVLERVEGAQQRWKRQVQEQRKTVFDRHKMLS, from the exons ATGATGTCTGCCCAGTGCACCTGGCCGTgtgccagctccctgctgctgctggctctgctgtgctgcatcctttctcctccagcacaagCCAGCAAG agctcagaggaCATCCGCTGCAAGTGCATCTGTCCCCCGTACCGGAACATCAGCGGGCACATCTACAACAAGAATGTGTCACAGAAGGACTG CAACTGCCTGCACGTTGTGGAGCCGATGCCTGTGCCCGGGAATGACGTGGAAGCCTATTGCCTGCTCTGCGAGTGCAAGTACGAGGAGCgcagcaccaccaccatcaAG GTGATCATCATCATTTACTTGTCCGTGGTGGGGGCACTGCTGCTCTACATGGCTTTCCTTGTGCTGGTGGATCCTCTGATCCGCAAGCCAGATGCTTAcacccagcccctgcacaaTGAGGAGGAAAACGAG GACACCCACTCCTTGGCCCCGCCCGGCGCCAGAGCCAACACGGTGCTGGAGCGGGTGGAGGGTGCCCAGCAGCGCTGGAAGCGCcaggtgcaggagcagaggaaaacagttTTCGACCGCCACAAGATGCTGAGCTAG
- the LOC127393780 gene encoding alpha-1,6-mannosyl-glycoprotein 4-beta-N-acetylglucosaminyltransferase-like isoform X2 translates to MRCSLRRSLTAALAASFLLLLLLLHGGTRQEQDPLEVELGGLAPGTVLQMLQPEGALRILRDTDDLSALHNISYNLLAGSLSPHKKFLTVGLASVRRPRGYYLPATLQSLFQQSTEEELQEMVVVVHLADADPGWNTRVALDIARKFAHHILLGRLLLIHAPQEFYPTLKGLKRNFNDPEERVKFRSKQNVDYAFLFAFAANLSSYYLMIEDDVWCAKSFLTAIHKALASREGSSWATLEFSKLGYIGKLYRSSELPRLARFLLLFYQEMPCDWLLTHFRLLLTQKDVIRFKPSLFQHMGLYSSFQGTINRLEDDEFQADALDLPDNPPAAFFTSMSIFENYEPLKAYGTAEGYFWGKDPAAGSVFSIVLQQPARVARVRVRTGSQERRGDVLRAGVLELGRQRRPDGRDCSAYTTVGTFEQGTLELRGLEKGVPGPVECLRIRVTRDQSEWLIIQSIDIWTVEGT, encoded by the exons ATGCGATGCTCCCTCAGGCGCTCCCTCACGGCTGCGCTCGcagcctccttcctcctcctcctcctcctcctccatggGGGCACTCGGCAGGAACAGGATCCCCTGGAG GTGGAGCTTGGCGGCTTGGCCCCAGGCACAGTCCTGCAGATGCTGCAGCCAGAAGGAGCCCTGCGCATCCTAAGGGACACAGATGACCTCTCTGCACTCCACAACATCTCCTACAACCTCCTCGCTGGCTCCCTGTCACCCCACAAAA AGTTCTTGACGGTGGGATTGGCATCGGTGCGGCGGCCGCGTGGCTACTACCTCCCTGCCACACTCCAGTCCCTCTTCCAGCAGTCCAcggaggaggagctgcaggagatggtggtggtggtgcaCCTGGCTGATGCAGACCCAGGGTGGAACACGCGTGTGGCCCTGGACATTGCCCGCAAGTTTGCTCACCACATCCTCCTGGGCCGGCTGCTGCTCATTCATGCTCCCCAAGAGTTCTACCCCACCCTGAAGGGCCTCAAGAGAAACTTCAATGACCCGGAGGAGCGGGTGAAGTTCAGGTCCAAGCAGAACGTGGACTATGCCTTCCTCTTTGCCTTTGCTGCCAACCTCTCCTCCTACTATCTGATGATTGAGGACGACGTGTGGTGCGCCAAGTCCTTCCTGACGGCCATCCACAAGGCGCTGGCTTCCCGGGAAGGCTCCAGCTGGGCCACCCTTGAGTTCTCCAAGCTGGGCTACATTGGAAAGCTCTACCGCTCCAGTGAACTCCCACGCCTGGCtcgcttcctcctcctcttctacCAGGAGATGCCCTGTGACTGGCTGCTGACCCACTTCCGCCTCCTGCTCACCCAGAAGGACGTCATCCGCTTCAAGCCCTCCCTCTTCCAGCACATGGGCCTCTACTCCTCCTTCCAGGGCACCATCAACAGGCTGGAGGACGACGAGTTCCAGGCCGATGCCTTGGACCTTCCGGACAACCCACCAGCTGCCTTTTTCACCAGCATGTCCATCTTTGAGAACTACGAGCCCCTCAAGGCTTACGGCACAGCAGAGGGGTATTTCTGGGGGAAGgacccagcagctggcagcGTCTTCTCCATcgtcctgcagcagccagctcgCGTCGCCCGCGTCCGCGTGCGCACGGGCTCCCAGGAGCGCCGGGGCGACGTCCTGAGGGCgggggtgctggagctgggccGGCAGCGACGGCCCGATGGCCGGGACTGCTCTGCCTACACCACCGTGGGCACCTTTGAGCAGGGAACCCTGGAGCTGCGGGGGCTGGAGAAGGGTGTTCCCGGCCCCGTGGAGTGCCTGAGGATCCGGGTGACCCGGGACCAGAGCGAGTGGCTCATCATCCAGAGCATCGACATTTGGACGGTGGAAGGCACCTGA
- the LOC127393780 gene encoding alpha-1,6-mannosyl-glycoprotein 4-beta-N-acetylglucosaminyltransferase-like isoform X1 — translation MNSLKVTLSLLEDSSCDLQSTGGGWGRSAAAAMRCSLRRSLTAALAASFLLLLLLLHGGTRQEQDPLEVELGGLAPGTVLQMLQPEGALRILRDTDDLSALHNISYNLLAGSLSPHKKFLTVGLASVRRPRGYYLPATLQSLFQQSTEEELQEMVVVVHLADADPGWNTRVALDIARKFAHHILLGRLLLIHAPQEFYPTLKGLKRNFNDPEERVKFRSKQNVDYAFLFAFAANLSSYYLMIEDDVWCAKSFLTAIHKALASREGSSWATLEFSKLGYIGKLYRSSELPRLARFLLLFYQEMPCDWLLTHFRLLLTQKDVIRFKPSLFQHMGLYSSFQGTINRLEDDEFQADALDLPDNPPAAFFTSMSIFENYEPLKAYGTAEGYFWGKDPAAGSVFSIVLQQPARVARVRVRTGSQERRGDVLRAGVLELGRQRRPDGRDCSAYTTVGTFEQGTLELRGLEKGVPGPVECLRIRVTRDQSEWLIIQSIDIWTVEGT, via the exons ATGAATTCCTTGAAGGTGACACTCTCCCTCCTCGAGGACAGCTCTTGTGACCTACAAAGCACAGGAGGTGGCTGGGGCAGG TCTGCGGCCGCTGCCATGCGATGCTCCCTCAGGCGCTCCCTCACGGCTGCGCTCGcagcctccttcctcctcctcctcctcctcctccatggGGGCACTCGGCAGGAACAGGATCCCCTGGAG GTGGAGCTTGGCGGCTTGGCCCCAGGCACAGTCCTGCAGATGCTGCAGCCAGAAGGAGCCCTGCGCATCCTAAGGGACACAGATGACCTCTCTGCACTCCACAACATCTCCTACAACCTCCTCGCTGGCTCCCTGTCACCCCACAAAA AGTTCTTGACGGTGGGATTGGCATCGGTGCGGCGGCCGCGTGGCTACTACCTCCCTGCCACACTCCAGTCCCTCTTCCAGCAGTCCAcggaggaggagctgcaggagatggtggtggtggtgcaCCTGGCTGATGCAGACCCAGGGTGGAACACGCGTGTGGCCCTGGACATTGCCCGCAAGTTTGCTCACCACATCCTCCTGGGCCGGCTGCTGCTCATTCATGCTCCCCAAGAGTTCTACCCCACCCTGAAGGGCCTCAAGAGAAACTTCAATGACCCGGAGGAGCGGGTGAAGTTCAGGTCCAAGCAGAACGTGGACTATGCCTTCCTCTTTGCCTTTGCTGCCAACCTCTCCTCCTACTATCTGATGATTGAGGACGACGTGTGGTGCGCCAAGTCCTTCCTGACGGCCATCCACAAGGCGCTGGCTTCCCGGGAAGGCTCCAGCTGGGCCACCCTTGAGTTCTCCAAGCTGGGCTACATTGGAAAGCTCTACCGCTCCAGTGAACTCCCACGCCTGGCtcgcttcctcctcctcttctacCAGGAGATGCCCTGTGACTGGCTGCTGACCCACTTCCGCCTCCTGCTCACCCAGAAGGACGTCATCCGCTTCAAGCCCTCCCTCTTCCAGCACATGGGCCTCTACTCCTCCTTCCAGGGCACCATCAACAGGCTGGAGGACGACGAGTTCCAGGCCGATGCCTTGGACCTTCCGGACAACCCACCAGCTGCCTTTTTCACCAGCATGTCCATCTTTGAGAACTACGAGCCCCTCAAGGCTTACGGCACAGCAGAGGGGTATTTCTGGGGGAAGgacccagcagctggcagcGTCTTCTCCATcgtcctgcagcagccagctcgCGTCGCCCGCGTCCGCGTGCGCACGGGCTCCCAGGAGCGCCGGGGCGACGTCCTGAGGGCgggggtgctggagctgggccGGCAGCGACGGCCCGATGGCCGGGACTGCTCTGCCTACACCACCGTGGGCACCTTTGAGCAGGGAACCCTGGAGCTGCGGGGGCTGGAGAAGGGTGTTCCCGGCCCCGTGGAGTGCCTGAGGATCCGGGTGACCCGGGACCAGAGCGAGTGGCTCATCATCCAGAGCATCGACATTTGGACGGTGGAAGGCACCTGA